One Novosphingobium sp. EMRT-2 DNA segment encodes these proteins:
- a CDS encoding ribose-phosphate pyrophosphokinase, which produces MKIMSGNGNLPLARAIAAYLELPLTDASVRRFADEEVFVEIHENVRGEDVFIVQSTSYPANDNLMELLICIDALRRASARRITAVVPYFGYARQDRKPGPRTPISAKLVANLITEAGADRVLSVDLHAGQIQGFFDIPTDNLYAAPVMAADIQTRYGGQPLMVVSPDVGGVVRARALAKRLDNAPLAIVDKRRDRPGQSEVMNIIGDVKGRMCILIDDIIDSGGTLCNAAQALMDAGAIGVSAYITHGVLSGGAVARVAGSALKELVITDTILPTDATKECNRIRVLTIAPLIGEAVRRIADESSVSSLFD; this is translated from the coding sequence ATGAAGATCATGTCCGGCAACGGCAACCTGCCTTTGGCGCGCGCCATCGCGGCTTATCTCGAACTGCCGTTGACCGACGCTTCGGTGCGCCGTTTCGCCGACGAGGAAGTCTTCGTCGAAATCCACGAGAACGTGCGCGGCGAGGACGTGTTCATCGTCCAGTCGACCAGCTATCCCGCCAACGACAACCTGATGGAATTGCTGATCTGCATCGACGCGCTGCGCCGCGCCTCGGCCCGCCGGATCACCGCTGTTGTCCCCTATTTCGGCTATGCCCGCCAGGACCGCAAGCCGGGGCCGCGCACGCCGATCTCGGCCAAGCTCGTCGCCAACCTGATTACCGAGGCGGGCGCCGACCGCGTGCTGTCGGTCGATCTCCACGCCGGCCAGATCCAGGGCTTCTTCGACATCCCGACCGACAACCTCTATGCCGCCCCGGTGATGGCGGCGGACATCCAGACCCGCTACGGCGGGCAGCCGCTGATGGTCGTTTCGCCCGACGTGGGCGGCGTGGTGCGCGCCCGCGCGCTGGCCAAGCGGCTGGACAACGCGCCGCTCGCCATCGTCGACAAGCGGCGCGACCGCCCCGGCCAGTCCGAGGTGATGAACATCATCGGCGACGTGAAGGGGCGCATGTGCATCCTGATCGACGACATCATCGATTCGGGCGGCACGCTGTGCAACGCCGCGCAGGCGCTGATGGACGCCGGCGCCATCGGCGTTTCGGCCTATATCACCCATGGCGTGCTGTCGGGCGGCGCGGTGGCGCGCGTGGCCGGGTCCGCGCTCAAGGAACTGGTCATCACCGACACCATCCTGCCGACCGACGCGACCAAGGAATGCAACCGCATCCGCGTGCTGACCATCGCGCCGCTGATCGGCGAGGCGGTGCGCCGCATTGCCGATGAAAGCTCGGTCTCCAGCCTGTTCGACTGA
- a CDS encoding NAD+ synthase, whose translation MADTLTITLAQLNQTVGDLAGNADTMLAARRRAIAETDGACDLIVFPEMQLVGYPPEDLIQKPALIERAARELTRLAEATADSGPAMLVGSVFVRDGALHNGVALLDGGKVVATRFKYELPNYGTFDEKRYFLPGPLPEPVLFKGAMLGLPICEDIWHPDVCRHLAELGADIFICVNGSPYEIDKDVLRIDGVAKRRAIDTGIPLAYLNRVGGQDEIVFDGASFVVGPEGALWAQLPDWEEAIVHTRWNRVPVGAGYRWRCEPAEVNEPTEHPEDIYCAMVMALRDYVEKNRFPGVVLGLSGGIDSALCAAIAVDALGADRVWCVMLPSRYTSAESLEDAAECARLLGCRIDTIPIEPAVAGFAEMLAPAFAGRKPDLTEENIQSRIRGVTLMALSNKFGPMLVTTGNKSEMSVGYATIYGDMNGGYNPLKDAYKTTVFAVSRWRNTRKPKIGLGPDGAVMPDRVITKPPSAELRPDQKDSDSLPPYDVLDAILFGLVEHEKSVEQLVAEGFDRDVVVRIERLLHVAEYKRRQAPPGVKLGMRNFGRDRRYPISHGFRTA comes from the coding sequence ATGGCCGATACTCTCACGATCACCCTTGCCCAGTTGAACCAGACCGTTGGCGATCTTGCCGGCAATGCCGACACGATGCTGGCCGCGCGCCGCCGCGCCATCGCGGAGACGGACGGGGCCTGCGATCTGATCGTGTTCCCGGAAATGCAGCTTGTCGGCTATCCGCCGGAGGATCTGATCCAGAAACCGGCGCTGATCGAACGCGCCGCGCGCGAGCTGACCCGGCTGGCCGAAGCCACGGCGGACAGCGGCCCCGCCATGCTGGTCGGCTCGGTCTTCGTGCGCGATGGCGCGCTGCACAACGGGGTGGCGCTGCTCGATGGCGGCAAGGTCGTCGCCACGCGCTTCAAGTACGAACTGCCCAACTACGGCACGTTCGATGAAAAGCGCTATTTCCTGCCCGGGCCGCTGCCCGAGCCGGTGCTGTTCAAGGGCGCGATGCTGGGTCTGCCGATCTGCGAGGACATCTGGCACCCCGACGTCTGCCGCCACCTGGCCGAACTTGGCGCGGACATCTTCATCTGCGTCAACGGCAGCCCCTACGAGATCGACAAGGACGTGCTGCGCATCGATGGCGTGGCCAAGCGCCGCGCGATCGATACCGGCATTCCGCTGGCCTACCTGAACCGCGTGGGCGGGCAGGATGAGATCGTGTTCGACGGGGCGAGCTTCGTGGTCGGCCCCGAAGGCGCGCTGTGGGCGCAGCTGCCCGACTGGGAAGAGGCGATCGTCCACACCCGCTGGAACCGCGTGCCGGTGGGCGCGGGTTACCGCTGGCGGTGCGAGCCGGCGGAGGTGAACGAACCGACCGAACATCCCGAGGACATCTATTGCGCGATGGTGATGGCGCTGCGCGACTACGTGGAGAAGAACCGCTTCCCCGGCGTGGTGCTGGGGCTGTCGGGCGGGATCGATTCGGCGTTGTGCGCGGCGATCGCGGTCGATGCGCTGGGCGCGGACCGGGTGTGGTGCGTGATGCTGCCCAGCCGCTATACCAGCGCCGAAAGTCTCGAGGACGCGGCCGAATGCGCGCGGCTGCTGGGGTGCCGGATCGACACGATCCCGATCGAACCGGCGGTGGCGGGCTTTGCCGAGATGCTGGCCCCGGCCTTCGCCGGCCGCAAGCCCGATCTGACCGAGGAGAACATCCAGTCGCGCATTCGCGGCGTTACCCTGATGGCGCTGTCGAACAAGTTCGGCCCGATGCTGGTGACGACCGGCAACAAGAGCGAGATGAGCGTGGGCTACGCCACGATCTACGGCGACATGAACGGCGGCTACAACCCGCTCAAGGATGCCTACAAGACCACGGTCTTCGCGGTTTCGCGCTGGCGCAACACGCGCAAGCCCAAGATCGGTCTGGGGCCGGACGGCGCGGTCATGCCCGATCGGGTAATCACCAAGCCGCCCAGCGCCGAACTGCGGCCCGATCAGAAGGATTCGGATTCGCTGCCGCCCTACGACGTGCTCGACGCGATCCTGTTCGGGCTGGTGGAGCACGAAAAGAGCGTTGAGCAGCTGGTTGCCGAGGGTTTCGACCGCGATGTGGTGGTGCGGATCGAGCGGCTGCTGCACGTGGCCGAATACAAGCGGCGCCAGGCGCCCCCCGGCGTAAAGCTGGGAATGCGCAACTTCGGGCGCGACCGGCGCTATCCGATCTCGCACGGCTTCCGCACGGCCTGA
- a CDS encoding HPP family protein yields the protein MAFLPAAGGRLGWARGALGALIGIAVAGVLTRFLAQAGLPGMASPGLPWLVAPLGAAAVLVFAVPASPLAQPWPVIGGNLISAAVGLAAGHWIAAPWLAASLGVGCAIALMAMARCLHPPGGACALLCALGAGANGWGWSFLLMPLAPNVLALAASGWLYNRLTGHPWPHHPAPPPVLPRDTWAGTYDIADLDAVLADWDEVLDIDREDLDALFRALERRVQARWESARQ from the coding sequence ATGGCCTTCCTTCCCGCCGCCGGCGGCAGACTGGGCTGGGCGCGCGGCGCCTTGGGCGCGCTTATCGGGATCGCCGTGGCGGGCGTGCTGACGCGCTTTCTCGCGCAGGCGGGTCTGCCGGGGATGGCATCGCCTGGGCTGCCCTGGCTGGTCGCGCCGCTCGGTGCCGCCGCCGTGCTGGTCTTCGCGGTCCCGGCCAGCCCGCTGGCGCAACCCTGGCCCGTGATCGGCGGCAACCTCATTTCGGCCGCCGTGGGTCTTGCGGCCGGCCACTGGATCGCCGCGCCATGGCTCGCCGCTAGCCTGGGCGTGGGCTGCGCGATCGCGCTGATGGCAATGGCGCGCTGCCTGCACCCGCCCGGCGGAGCCTGCGCGCTGCTCTGCGCGCTGGGCGCTGGCGCGAACGGCTGGGGCTGGTCTTTCCTGCTGATGCCGCTGGCCCCGAACGTGCTGGCGCTGGCCGCTTCCGGGTGGCTCTACAACCGGCTGACCGGCCACCCCTGGCCGCACCATCCCGCGCCGCCGCCCGTGCTGCCACGGGATACCTGGGCCGGCACCTACGACATCGCCGATCTCGATGCGGTGCTGGCGGATTGGGACGAAGTGCTCGACATCGACCGCGAGGATCTCGACGCCCTGTTCCGCGCGCTGGAGCGGCGCGTGCAGGCGCGCTGGGAAAGCGCGCGCCAGTAA
- the rpsI gene encoding 30S ribosomal protein S9, whose protein sequence is MSDTPNTTDSVSSLADLKNLTAAAPAAEAPAAAAGDAAPVVPAAPAAPLRDREVDAYGRSYATGRRKDAVARVWLKPGSGKIVVNGRDQEVYFARPTLRLVINQPFQVAGREGQYDIIATVKGGGLSGQAGAVKHGIAQALSKFEPALRGAVKAAGFLTRDSRVVERKKYGRAKARRSFQFSKR, encoded by the coding sequence ATGTCGGATACCCCCAACACCACCGATTCCGTTTCGAGCCTGGCGGATCTCAAGAACCTGACCGCCGCCGCTCCGGCTGCGGAGGCTCCGGCCGCTGCCGCTGGTGACGCCGCTCCGGTCGTCCCCGCCGCTCCCGCCGCGCCGCTGCGCGATCGCGAAGTGGACGCCTATGGCCGTTCCTATGCCACCGGCCGCCGCAAGGACGCCGTGGCCCGCGTGTGGCTGAAGCCCGGTTCGGGCAAGATCGTGGTCAACGGCCGCGATCAGGAAGTTTACTTCGCCCGCCCGACGCTGCGCCTCGTCATCAACCAGCCCTTCCAGGTCGCTGGTCGCGAAGGCCAGTACGATATCATCGCCACGGTCAAGGGCGGCGGTCTCTCGGGTCAGGCCGGCGCGGTGAAGCACGGCATCGCGCAGGCGCTGTCGAAGTTCGAGCCGGCGCTGCGTGGCGCCGTCAAGGCCGCTGGCTTCCTCACCCGCGACAGCCGCGTGGTCGAGCGCAAGAAGTACGGCCGGGCCAAGGCTCGCCGCAGCTTCCAGTTCTCGAAGCGCTAA
- the rplM gene encoding 50S ribosomal protein L13 has product MKALSKVTRSIKPAEVEKKWHLIDADGLVLGRLAVIIANILRGKHKPSFTPHVDCGDHVVVINADKVRLTGNKLKAKTYYKHTGYAGGIKAVTADKVLGGRFPERVLEKAVERMIPRGPLGRDQMRALHLYAGTEHPHGGNQPEAFDVASLNRKNKVGA; this is encoded by the coding sequence ATGAAGGCTCTCAGCAAGGTCACCCGGTCGATTAAGCCGGCCGAGGTTGAAAAGAAGTGGCATCTGATCGATGCCGATGGGTTGGTGCTTGGCCGTCTCGCCGTCATCATCGCCAACATCCTGCGCGGCAAGCACAAGCCGAGCTTCACCCCGCACGTCGATTGCGGCGATCACGTCGTCGTCATCAACGCGGACAAGGTGCGCCTCACGGGCAACAAGCTCAAGGCGAAGACCTATTACAAGCACACCGGCTATGCCGGCGGCATCAAGGCGGTTACCGCCGACAAGGTGCTGGGCGGCCGCTTCCCCGAGCGCGTGCTCGAAAAGGCGGTGGAACGCATGATCCCGCGCGGCCCGCTCGGCCGTGACCAGATGCGCGCGCTCCACCTCTATGCCGGTACCGAGCATCCGCACGGCGGCAACCAGCCCGAAGCGTTCGATGTCGCTTCGCTCAACCGCAAGAACAAGGTGGGCGCATAA
- the cutA gene encoding divalent cation tolerance protein CutA, translating into MADGVALIWSPFASSADAEAAAGTLLDAGLIACANILPGMISLYIWQGERGRGEEVAMLCKTTAAALDAAVAKLAEIHPYACPAILGWRADAAPPATLAWLVAETGKNA; encoded by the coding sequence ATGGCGGATGGCGTGGCGCTGATCTGGAGCCCGTTCGCCAGCAGCGCGGATGCGGAAGCCGCCGCCGGAACGCTGCTCGATGCCGGGCTGATCGCCTGCGCCAATATCCTGCCGGGCATGATCTCGCTCTATATCTGGCAGGGCGAGCGCGGGCGTGGCGAGGAAGTGGCGATGCTGTGCAAGACGACCGCTGCCGCGCTCGATGCCGCCGTGGCGAAACTGGCGGAAATCCATCCTTACGCTTGCCCCGCGATCCTCGGCTGGCGCGCCGATGCGGCGCCGCCAGCCACGCTCGCCTGGCTGGTCGCGGAGACCGGTAAAAACGCTTAA
- a CDS encoding COX15/CtaA family protein, with amino-acid sequence MESAIPSPFAAPREVRAAPLAIARWLLIVAAMVAMIVVVGGVTRLTESGVSITEWKPVTGALPPLTDAQWQAEFDAYRQTPQYRLVNGPAGMTLADYKFIFFWEWVHRLLARTIGMVFALPLAWFWVKGRIPAGYKPRLLALLALGGLQGAVGWWMVQSGIVHDVKVSHFRLAAHLLVALVTLAGLVWTALDLCALARGRARSRLTGFAALALAMLVLQLFYGALLAGLRAGTAAGGGWFNWDAWPLMQGSLFPAGIDWSHGGAHAFLSDPFLVHFVHRWWAWAVVAVLVVMGRKLRKAQARSASVAIHSAFGTQILLGIATVMSGVAIWIAVAHQLVGALLVAATTWGAHALGQKR; translated from the coding sequence ATGGAATCCGCGATCCCCTCTCCGTTCGCCGCCCCCCGTGAAGTGCGCGCCGCACCGCTGGCCATTGCCCGCTGGCTGCTGATCGTGGCGGCGATGGTGGCGATGATCGTCGTGGTCGGCGGGGTGACGCGGCTGACCGAATCGGGGGTTTCGATCACCGAATGGAAGCCGGTAACCGGCGCCCTGCCGCCGCTGACCGACGCGCAGTGGCAGGCCGAGTTCGACGCCTATCGCCAGACGCCGCAATATCGGCTGGTCAACGGCCCGGCGGGCATGACGCTGGCGGACTACAAGTTCATCTTCTTCTGGGAATGGGTCCACCGCCTGCTGGCGCGCACGATCGGCATGGTCTTCGCGCTGCCGCTGGCGTGGTTCTGGGTGAAGGGGCGCATTCCGGCGGGCTACAAGCCGCGCCTGCTGGCGCTGCTGGCGCTGGGCGGGCTGCAGGGCGCGGTCGGCTGGTGGATGGTGCAGTCCGGCATCGTCCACGACGTCAAGGTCAGTCACTTCCGTCTGGCCGCGCACCTGCTGGTCGCGTTGGTGACGCTGGCCGGCCTCGTATGGACCGCGCTGGACCTGTGTGCGCTGGCGCGGGGCCGGGCGCGGTCGCGGCTGACCGGTTTTGCCGCGCTGGCACTGGCGATGCTGGTGCTGCAACTGTTCTATGGTGCGCTGCTGGCGGGCCTGCGCGCGGGCACGGCGGCCGGGGGCGGCTGGTTCAACTGGGATGCCTGGCCGCTAATGCAGGGGAGCCTGTTCCCCGCCGGGATCGACTGGTCGCACGGCGGGGCGCACGCCTTCCTGTCCGATCCGTTCCTCGTCCATTTCGTCCACCGCTGGTGGGCCTGGGCGGTGGTGGCGGTGCTGGTGGTGATGGGGCGCAAGCTGCGCAAGGCGCAGGCGCGGTCCGCCTCCGTCGCCATCCATAGCGCTTTCGGCACGCAGATCCTGCTCGGCATCGCCACGGTGATGAGCGGCGTGGCGATCTGGATCGCGGTGGCGCACCAGCTTGTCGGCGCGCTGCTGGTGGCCGCGACGACGTGGGGCGCGCACGCGCTCGGCCAGAAGCGCTGA
- a CDS encoding MerC domain-containing protein, which translates to MNDALQALRSRLDRFGVLLSGLCLLHCLAGVFLVGLLGVGGGVLLDPAIHRIGLVLALTVGATTIGLGALRHGHVLPLAVGGTGLALMAAAVVTGHGTQEAVLTIGGVVLVATAHLLNMRRGC; encoded by the coding sequence ATGAATGACGCGCTGCAGGCCCTGCGTTCCCGGCTCGACCGGTTCGGCGTGCTCCTTTCGGGGCTGTGCCTGCTGCATTGCCTGGCCGGCGTGTTTCTGGTCGGCCTGCTCGGCGTGGGCGGTGGTGTACTGCTGGACCCGGCGATCCATCGCATCGGGCTGGTGCTGGCCCTGACGGTCGGCGCCACCACAATCGGCCTGGGCGCGCTGCGGCACGGCCATGTGCTGCCGCTGGCCGTGGGCGGAACCGGCCTGGCGCTGATGGCGGCGGCGGTCGTGACCGGGCACGGCACGCAGGAAGCGGTGCTGACCATCGGCGGCGTGGTGCTGGTGGCAACGGCGCACCTCCTCAACATGCGGCGCGGCTGCTGA
- the thiS gene encoding sulfur carrier protein ThiS, protein MNASPSPASLSITVNGEPRRAAPGSIADLVRDIGLDPAKVAVERNGEIAPRSTLANVALADGDVLEIVHFVGGGQEEGMRAVNDDDSWTVAGRTFRSRLIVGTGKYKDFAQNAAAVAASGAEIVTVAVRRVNISDPKAPMLTDFIDPKKITYLPNTAGCFTAEDAIRTLRLAREAGGWDLVKLEVLGEAKTLYPDMRETLRATEILANEGFLPMVYCSDDPIAAKQLESAGAVAVMPLGAPIGSGLGIQNRVMIRLIVEGASVPVLVDAGVGTASDAAVAMELGCDGVLMNTAIAEAKDPVRMARAMKLATEAGREAYRAGRMGTRKYADPSSPLAGLI, encoded by the coding sequence ATGAATGCCAGCCCTTCCCCCGCTTCGCTTTCGATCACCGTCAATGGCGAGCCGCGCCGCGCCGCGCCGGGTTCGATCGCCGATCTGGTGCGCGACATCGGGCTCGATCCGGCCAAGGTCGCGGTCGAGCGCAACGGCGAGATCGCGCCGCGTTCGACTCTGGCCAACGTGGCGCTGGCGGATGGCGACGTGCTGGAGATCGTCCACTTCGTGGGCGGCGGACAAGAAGAAGGAATGCGGGCCGTGAACGACGATGACAGCTGGACCGTGGCAGGCCGCACCTTCCGCTCGCGCCTGATCGTGGGCACCGGCAAGTACAAGGACTTTGCCCAGAACGCCGCCGCCGTCGCCGCCTCGGGCGCGGAGATCGTCACCGTCGCCGTGCGCCGCGTGAACATTTCCGATCCCAAGGCGCCGATGCTGACGGACTTCATCGATCCGAAGAAAATCACCTACCTGCCCAATACCGCGGGCTGCTTCACCGCCGAGGACGCGATCCGCACGCTGCGCCTGGCGCGCGAGGCGGGCGGCTGGGATCTGGTCAAGCTGGAGGTGCTGGGCGAGGCGAAGACGCTCTATCCCGACATGCGCGAAACGCTGCGCGCCACGGAAATCCTGGCCAACGAAGGCTTCCTGCCGATGGTCTATTGTTCGGACGATCCAATCGCGGCGAAGCAGCTGGAAAGCGCCGGCGCGGTCGCGGTCATGCCGCTGGGCGCACCGATCGGTTCGGGCCTTGGCATCCAGAACCGGGTGATGATCCGGCTGATCGTGGAAGGCGCCAGCGTGCCGGTGCTGGTCGATGCCGGCGTGGGCACCGCGTCGGACGCGGCGGTGGCGATGGAACTGGGTTGCGACGGCGTGCTGATGAACACCGCGATCGCCGAGGCGAAGGACCCGGTGCGCATGGCGCGGGCGATGAAGCTGGCAACCGAAGCCGGCCGCGAAGCCTACCGCGCGGGCCGGATGGGAACGCGGAAGTACGCCGATCCCTCCAGCCCGCTGGCCGGCCTGATCTGA
- a CDS encoding aromatic ring-hydroxylating dioxygenase subunit alpha, translating to MIHVRNAWHVACWSMDLEAGKPFAITMANDPVVIFRAESGRVVALEDRCVHRLAPLSLGRCEGEALRCLYHGLKFEADGRCSDIPGQETIPATARARSYPVVDRHSWIWVWLGDPARADPALIPPAVGFDDPDYILGRGQLDYAAEARLIHDNLCDFTHLAFVHANSFGADEEWARTRPKVTQLPRGVRFERWVRGQNRSTINGGLEPVDLWSCYEYHVPGILLMPSASYPAGTADRLRDAPPPPDLPRTGVTFTSQAVTALTDRTSRYFFSWGPHRDHGDDALRDRLMGVAAMAFAEDKTMIEAQQKVIDRDPAHPVLPVTFDKGVVLYNRLVERLAREEREGVSVAA from the coding sequence ATGATTCATGTGCGCAACGCCTGGCACGTGGCCTGCTGGTCGATGGACCTGGAAGCGGGCAAGCCCTTCGCGATAACCATGGCCAACGATCCCGTGGTGATCTTCCGCGCCGAAAGCGGGCGCGTCGTGGCGCTGGAGGACCGCTGCGTTCACCGGCTGGCGCCGCTGTCGCTGGGCCGGTGCGAGGGCGAGGCGCTGCGCTGCCTGTACCACGGCCTGAAGTTCGAGGCGGATGGCCGGTGCAGCGACATTCCGGGGCAGGAGACGATCCCGGCCACCGCCCGCGCGCGCAGCTATCCCGTGGTGGACCGGCACAGCTGGATATGGGTCTGGCTGGGCGATCCCGCGCGGGCCGATCCCGCGCTGATCCCGCCGGCGGTCGGGTTCGACGATCCGGACTACATTCTCGGCCGGGGCCAGCTCGATTATGCCGCTGAGGCCCGGCTGATCCACGACAATCTGTGCGATTTCACGCACCTGGCCTTCGTCCATGCCAACAGCTTCGGCGCGGACGAGGAATGGGCGCGCACGCGGCCCAAGGTCACGCAACTGCCGCGCGGCGTGCGGTTCGAACGCTGGGTCCGCGGGCAGAACCGCAGCACGATCAACGGTGGCCTGGAGCCGGTCGACCTGTGGAGCTGCTATGAATACCACGTGCCGGGCATCCTGCTGATGCCCAGCGCCAGCTATCCCGCCGGAACCGCCGACCGGCTGCGCGATGCGCCGCCGCCGCCCGATCTGCCCAGGACCGGGGTCACCTTTACCAGCCAGGCCGTGACCGCGCTGACCGACCGCACCAGCCGCTATTTCTTTAGCTGGGGGCCGCATCGCGACCATGGCGACGATGCGCTGCGCGATCGGCTGATGGGCGTGGCGGCCATGGCCTTTGCCGAGGACAAGACCATGATCGAGGCGCAGCAGAAAGTGATCGACCGCGATCCCGCCCACCCGGTCCTGCCGGTGACGTTCGACAAGGGCGTGGTGCTGTACAACCGCCTGGTCGAACGGCTGGCGCGCGAGGAGCGGGAAGGCGTTTCCGTCGCGGCCTGA
- a CDS encoding TetR family transcriptional regulator: MARHRDIAIDRSGIVAAAFALLDEAGLDGVTMRALAARLSVQAPALYWHVRDKAALVGLMAEALYAEARAGLHDGLDARAWLLALGRGLCRSLARHRDAARLLASARPLAQASDETAAGMAAPLVKRGFSREQALEAQAAVLSLSLGWSIYRENAAMHAFLTGMFDLEESFERGLQALVDGLVIEAVPASS, translated from the coding sequence ATGGCCCGCCACCGCGACATTGCGATCGATCGCTCCGGCATCGTTGCCGCCGCCTTTGCCCTGCTCGACGAAGCGGGGCTGGATGGCGTGACGATGCGGGCGCTGGCGGCGCGGCTGTCGGTGCAGGCACCAGCGCTGTACTGGCACGTGCGCGACAAGGCCGCGCTGGTCGGGCTGATGGCCGAAGCGCTCTATGCCGAGGCGCGCGCCGGCCTGCACGACGGCCTCGACGCGCGCGCATGGCTGCTGGCGTTGGGCCGGGGGCTATGCCGCAGCCTGGCGCGCCATCGCGATGCCGCCCGGTTGCTGGCTTCGGCGCGGCCGCTTGCGCAGGCCAGCGACGAAACGGCCGCGGGCATGGCCGCGCCGCTGGTGAAGCGCGGGTTTAGCCGCGAACAGGCGCTGGAAGCGCAAGCCGCCGTGCTGTCGCTGTCGCTGGGCTGGTCGATCTATCGCGAGAACGCCGCGATGCACGCGTTCCTGACCGGGATGTTCGATCTGGAGGAAAGTTTCGAGCGCGGCCTGCAGGCGCTGGTGGACGGCCTCGTCATCGAGGCCGTCCCCGCGTCGTCTTGA